In Gossypium arboreum isolate Shixiya-1 chromosome 5, ASM2569848v2, whole genome shotgun sequence, a single genomic region encodes these proteins:
- the LOC108488417 gene encoding THO complex subunit 3: MEEKIAFKNLHSREYQGHKKKVHSVAWNCTGTKLASGSVDQTARVWHIEPHGHGKAKDIELKGHTDSVDQLCWDPKHADLIATASGDKTVRLWDARSGKCSQQAELSGENINITYKPDGTHIAVGNRDDELTILDVRKFKPIHRRKFSYEVNEIAWNMTGDMFFLTTGNGTVEVLAYPLLRPVDTLMAHTAGCYCIAIDPTGRYFAVGSADSLVSLWDISEMLCVRTFTKLEWPVRTISFNYTGDYIASASEDLFIDISNVHTGRTVHQIPCRAAMNSVEWNPKYNLLAYAGDDKNKYSADEGVFRIFGFESS; encoded by the exons ATGGAGGAGAAAATTGCTTTCAAGAATCTACATAGCAGAGAGTATCAAGGTCACAAAAAGAAA GTGCATTCGGTAGCTTGGAATTGCACCGGCACCAAGCTTGCTTCCGGTTCCGTCGATCAAACCGCTCGAGTTTGGCATATTGAGCCTCACGGTCAT GGAAAGGCTAAAGATATCGAATTGAAAGGACACACTGATAGCGTGGATCAACTATGTTGGGACCCTAAACATGCTGATCTCATAGCAACTGCATCTGGTGATAAGACTGTTCGTCTATGGGATGCTCGAA GCGGGAAGTGCTCCCAGCAAGCAGAACTTAGTGGGGAGAATATAAACATCACGTATAAACCAGATGGGACGCACATAGCTGTTGGTAATAGG GATGATGAATTAACAATACTGGATGTTCGAAAATTTAAGCCAATTCACAGACGCAAGTTCAGTTATGAG GTAAATGAAATTGCTTGGAACATGACAGGAGATATGTTCTTTTTGACGACTGGAAATG GTACTGTTGAAGTACTTGCTTACCCATTACTTAGACCAGTTGACACCCTCATGGCACATACTGCTGGTTGCTACTGTATTGCAATTGATCCAACAGGAAG ATACTTTGCTGTTGGAAGTGCTGATTCCTTAGTCAGCCTTTGGGATATATCGGAGATGCTTTGTGTGCGAACATTTACTAAGCTTGA GTGGCCTGTCCGGACAATAAGCTTCAATTATACGGGAGATTATATTGCCTCTGCCAGTGAAGATCTATTTATTGATATA TCCAATGTTCATACGGGACGAACCGTGCATCAAATTCCTTGTCGAGCTGCCATGAATAGTGTGGAATGGAATCCAAAATACAATTTACTTGCTTATGCCGGAGATGACAAGAACAAATATTCAGCCGATGAAGGTGTGTTTCGGATATTCGGTTTCGAAAGCAGTTAG